The Verrucomicrobiota bacterium genome segment GGAACACTCAACCATACGCTGCTAACTGTAGAAAGCATCCGCCAAGCCCAATTAGATATCATAGGAATTATCATGAACTTTCATAATTGCCCCAAAGACTTAGCGACTCAAACGAACCCCGCCATCCTTGAACAGATCACCCAACTACCAATCCTTAGAATTGAATCTCATCAAAGACTAGTGGAGCTTCCTAAATGGCTCCTTCTATAAAAAAGGATCTAACATATTTTAAAAATAAAGGTTGGCTTTAGTGTAAAAACGATTAGCATTCTACCCCCAATGCAATAACTCGGGGCGTAGCTCAGCTTGGTAGAGCGCCAGCTTTGGGAGCTGGATGTCGTAGGTTCGAATCCTGTCGCCCCGACCAATCTAATAAAACTCACGACTCTCCACCAAAGGTTTAGAACCATGCAGTTGTCAATCATATCTAAAAGAAAATGGAAATGATTAAGCCAAACAAGAGCATTTTTTCATATCCCGGCTCAACCCACATATCCAGGAGATTGAAGCACTCCTAGGTTTTCAACACGTATCTAAGCACCAAGGGACTGCACAGATCTCTTAAAACTTTGAACCTTGAAACCAGAGAATCACAGGTTAGATGAGGCATTTCCTATTGATGATAAAATGCACCAGTTGAGCTAGCGTACGCTTATATGAACTCGGATAAATGAGGTGAATATTTTCTTACTTCCTACTCAGCCTCTTCTGGTGGCTTTACACAATCTGGGAAAACCTCAAGACGTAACCTTCGCTTTCCACGCTGTGACACAAAAACACTTAGCTGATTGGATTGGCCAAAGACGAGTGGGCCCCTTAGAATAGACTCACGGTCGTGTTTATCCTGGCATATAATACTAGCACCTTTATTGAGTAGAGTAGGGTCCAAAATAATTATTTCTTCTCCTACCATTGCCTGACCATCTAGGCTCCAATTTTGTTTTGCTACCTCACACTTCACGGGAAAATCATAACCTCCCAAGTATAAACGGATTCTATAATCAACCCCACTCTGATGATTCGTATCTGCATTTTCTTTTGGTTCAATATGATCCTGGAGTAACTTTGTTTGAATTACTCCTTCATCAGCAAAAATAACTAGAGTATAAAATTCATCCTTATTTTCTCTCTCACTCTTAACGGAATGTCTAGAAAGCTGTTGGCCAGCTAAAGTGATACCTAGCTGTCCCCCTTGTTTATCTGCTGGAATATAATGCATCACCATCCCAGAGGTTAAGCCAAGCAGTAGCGGCTCTCGATTTAAATGAATATCAATTGCTTCACGACTCAATGGTAATAAATTGGCAATGCGAAGATAAACCCCATTTTCTTGATGCTCATCCATAGTTTTAACCTCTTGTGCGAGTAAGAGATTCACGAAACAAACTATCGATAAAAATAGAATAAATATTAGCTCAGCAACATTTTTTCTATACGACATCTTTTAATAGAATTCCGATTTTAAGACCTCATAGCTAATAGATTTCGGTCGATTGTTTTCTAGTAGGTTGGGCATTTTTCGAACTTTAAGTGGCTCTTGCACTTGATAGTTTCGCTTTAATTTTACCACTTGCCTTACTAGAGTAGTGGAATCCCTTTGAAAGCGTCCTTTATGCATTTTGCCATTTTCAGCAGTTACATAGATGCTGTAAACCGTTCCTTTTAATGTTAGCAATCCAATAATATGCCTAAAGATTTCCTCTCTTGCTCGATCTAATAAATCATTATTCTTTTTATTAGGTTCTAAGTCGTGAACATCAAGCAATTGACGTCCTTTGTTAAAAATAGGCAGATCCCCTAGCTCTCCAAGAGACAAAAAAGGCTTTTGTTCATTCTTTCTGATATATGCTTCAATCGCATCGACAAATGCTTCTACATTAAGTTTGACCCCCCTTGGCAATCCTAAGTCGCAAGGCGCAGCATAGTTATGCTCATCCGCATACGCTTCAGTTCTTTTCTGAGTCCTCAGGCCCTGCATGATTGCACGCAAAGGCACATGATGGGAATCTCTCAATATCGAGTTCAACAAAATTTTTCCTCGTGATTCACCAACAGTAAACAACTCCGCCAAACGAAATGCTCTATTCTCATCGCTAACATGATCAAGGCGCGCGACTCCAGTAAGCTCCCCCTGCGTTGAGCCTATAGATAGGGTTCTAAAACCACCCCTATTGATTGTTTTGCCGGCTGTGGAAGAATAGTAACCTTCGCTAGCTACTGCTGGGTCATAGATAAAACCCAATTCACCAATTGTCTTCATAGGGCCATCTCGAATAACGGAGACAGCTTCCTCTGCAGAATTCATAGGTGAAAAACGCACAGGCTCTGGGACAAAATAACCTGGGGTATCAATCGAATAATTATCACTAACCACTTTGAAACTAGGCCCTCCCAGAAGTGTATAATTCTTATTGTTGACTGTATTTCTTCTCCAAGCAATTGAGCTATTACCTGAAAATTCGCTGTAAGATGGAAAAATCTCTGTTAATGAACGTGGATCCGCACTGTCCAGAGGATAGCAACGATGACTATTGTTACCAACATCAGGCGGCACATTCCCAAAAGCTTGGCTAGCAGAGACATCTTTATCATGAGCATCATTATAAGCAAACTTGAAAAGATAATTAAAAGCCCCTTGTTGGGCCACTCTAGGCTGTATATCTAGATAGCCGTGCTCGTTTGCAACCACGATCTCAGTGTTAATATTTATGGCGGAATCGCCAGCATCTGTTGCCATTCTGATGTGCTTCTCTTCATAGTCATAAGGTCCTTCAATTTGGGGTAGTTGTATAACAGGAGCATCTCTTACAATAGGCCAGCCCTCATCTTTTAAAAACTGGCCTTTTAGAGGAACACTCGTTAAAAGCGAATACTGTCCTGCAGGTATAACACCTAGACTGCTTAGAGAAATTTGTAGTGGAGCATTTCCCGGTGTTCCAGGCACTTGACCCATTATCTGCAAATTACTTGCAGAGCCTAACTCCCTATAAAAGGGATTTCTTTCCGCTATTAGAATCTTCAAATCATCGAAGCCTCCCAAATTGATTTCCTTCGTGTGCAAATTCCATACTTCAAAGGTATGATCTACACGAAGCATGCCCTGTGATGGATAATAAGCTCCAACATACTCTCCAATGGCAGGAACAACCTCTTTGCCAAATACGGCAGGAGGGTTGCCTGGTACACCTTCTCCAACTTCTTCAGGATCTGGTGCTGGCTCCCAGAACTTAAGATCGTGATCAATGACCGTGGGTTGATGGTCTTCATCTATATAATCATAGATATTCGCCGCTATCTTGATACAGTATCGCCTTTGATCTTCCTCGCTCACCCTTGATTGATAATAGCGTTCTCCAAATTTTGGTAATACAGCTATGATGTAATCTCCCAAGGCAATCACATTATCAACTATCTCTTGGCGTCCCAAGCCAGATTTATAGTCTTGTGCAGTTTCGACATAATCATTGAGATTAATTTTTCTTAGCCCGAGACTGCCTCTTTCATCAGCTTCTGAATAAAATGTAATATGAGATCGAATCTCTTCCGAAATGAGTCTATCTTGAAAAACCTCAGGTAACAGCTGTTTCAATGTCTCTGTTCCTACTAATGCATCCGGCAACCATTCCCTAGCTTCGACTAAAGCTTTAGTAACCATCTGCCCATTTTTACCAAATAAACTTTCTAAAGATATTTCTTTAGGACTTGCTCCAACAGTGCGACTATGTTTCCCATCCTCTTCTGTATTTCCTATGCTACTAAGATCCAGTTTTGCAGACTCATCATCTATCCAATACCCGTATCTACCAACAATTTCACCCTCATGATCCTCAATATATATCCATTGTACAGGCACAGTTCTTCTGCTGCCATCATCATTCTGCAAACCCAGCAATCCATAGGGTGACCCCGGAGCCCTCCTGTTGATGTCAAAACTCTTAGGCTCTTTCGTAGAGGCTATATCTGGATCACCCGTCAAAAAGGAGCTCAAAAAAAATTCTCTCTCAATCATCAGTCCACTATCATCTAACTTGATACTTTTAAGATATGGCGCGGTAAGTAGCCCATCCTTGAACTCTACTTTCTCTTCCGTGTATGTATTTACAGAGGTTTCTAAGTCAGTTGCTTGAAGCAAAGCAATCGCATCTGCCAAACCAGCCTTTGCTACTAAATCGCTTTGAACTTTTGCTAACATGGCTCGGGATAGTAACCTCTCTATTTCGACAGAACTTAAAAAAGCAAGTACCATAGCTGATACCAAAAAAACCATGATTAAGGTGATGACGAGTGCAAAACCTCTTCTATTACTAGTAGCGCATGATAGATAATAAAACCTTTGCAAAGAGTTTACGAACAATCTGCTATAGAAATGCATAGCCCTAGTATCCTACCCTCAGCATGAATTTCTCGCCTAAAGATTCCCTCCCAAACTCTCTCGGTCGATGCCAATCCTCTTGACTGGAAAATTTTCCAACATCCCTGGCACCGTAAGCCGTTAATGAAATCTCAAAGAAGCTAGGTTTTTCAAAAAAAGCACCTTGATCCATTTCAGTTAAATCCTGACGGTAAGCTTTGATAAAAAAATCAATAATATTTACGGCCAATACATCATCATATCCTCTTCGATCGGAAGCAGGACAGAATAAATTTGACTTATTAATTAAAAAATGAAAAATGCCGTAACTAATACCGCTCCCCTGGTTACTCCAAGTTTTATCACTGCTTTTGAAGTAGCGATGTAAGCTGTAAGACTTATTTGGCTGACTATAAGACAAATAATAACCGATAGAGCAGAGATCACTTTTATTGCCTCGATGATCTTGTCCGTTTGCCGGATGGGTGCTAAGAAAAAATATCATATCTCCAGCATTCTTTGGAGGTAAGTCAGCGTCCAGTTTTACAGCTCCAACATTATTTAGATAAAAGGGTAAAGACTGATTGACATACAGGCCCCTTAAATCTTTTGTCATAAATGACAGTGCCGCTTGTCCCTCAAGAAAAGCATCTGATTGTTTTTGATTATGCCTCCAGATCTTGGTGATGTGTGTAAAGAAGCTTAGAAGTGTTAAAGTAAGAAAAGCGAGTAGTGCGATAACTACCATCAACTCAACAAGAGTAATACCTCTCTTACTTTTCATGAACCTGATTCGACAATGTCACAAATCTATATTCAGTTCGATTCTCATAGGGAGCAGAAGCAGGCGCTTGAATCATAACTGTGATATGGCACAGCCCTACTTTTCCAATCTCACGAGATCTAGTTTGAATCTTTGCTAGATAACGAGCCTTTGGATAGCCCTGAAAATACTCTTTTTGATCAACCGTACCTATTGGATTTCCCATATGGTCGTAGCCAATAACCAAAGAATCTGTTTCTGAATTTCCAGACAACGTCAAAGCGACGTATGATGATTTCTGATCTGCATCACCAGAAGTATAAATATGAGCCTCCTGCGAAGTAGCTCTCTCGATATCAGCAAATACCATTTGAGCAATTAGAGCTGTGCGGATCTCATCTTGATAATGAGCAGCCGACCCTAGCGCAATTGGCAATAAAGATAGAATAGAAACAAGCACAAAAGTTAAAACTCCAATTGCCGTCACAACCTCGATGAGAGTAAATGCTGCACGCCTTGTATAAAGAAGACCCCTTGAATAAGTCCTTAAGAGTACTTGATTTCTTAGTTTAAGAAATTTCATTCTACAAGTTCGTGGCCAGCACCTCTAGAGCTTCCTCCTCAGTTGCCCTTTCTACATGAGCCCTACCTGTGAAGCGATTTAAGACTAACGTCGTGAAAACCTTTCCTTTTACATGAGTTTTACTAAATTCGGCCGGAAAATCCTTATCTTCTAGAAGCAATAACCTAAGATGGCTGGTTTCAATAGGGTTTTCAATAATACCTGCACTATTGAAGACTACAGCGTATAAAACTCCCTCACCATATGGAATCGAACTATCAGGATGAATAGCGTACGAGCCTAATAATGATTTCTTATCCTCCTTAAAATAGATGCCCCTGGGCAATAACTGCCATTTAGATAAGGCTATAAATGTGTTATTGGTTTCATCTTCAGGTAAAGCATCACGAAATGTGATGAAACCTCGCTGCCTAAACGCTTCCTTGCCAAAATGATTTCCTGCAAAGCCGACATAGGTCCTCGTCTGTAAGCGAAGAGCATCCACGCGCGCCCTCTCAAACGTTTGTAACAAAGTGCTTACTGCACTTTCCCTGCTCATGTGATCAGGAAAACTTCTCAACAACGGAAACAACACAGAAGTCAAAACCAACACAATGCCTGCAACTACCACTAGCTCGAGAATTGTAAAACCTGATTTTACCTTTGCTTGCATCACAAGCATGTATATCACTATAACCTTTTACAACAACCTAAAATTTAAACAAATAGTGTCAAAATCTTACCTTATGTAAAAAATTTTGACACTTATTTCCAATACTTAACCCAGGTTAGGTAATAAAAGTCGAACGAGATGCACTAAAGCTTGAGTCACAAGAAAAAGGGAATCGCTGAAAATTACCCATGCCACAGAATTATATCAGTTAGAAAACAACACCCCAAAAATTCGCAAGATCATTATAAACTCTATTCATAACAAAATTAAGCTTACAGTTGATATAATGAAAAGTTTTATAAAAATTTTTAAATAAAATTTCCCCTTAGGTAGGTCTATTCGCCCAAAAATAAAAAAACAAAACTAACAGGGATACACACACTTCATAGATCCAATAGGGATAAGAGTCTTTCAAGTAGATAAATTATAGGAATTGAAATAAGCAGCAAACCTATAAATGAGGTCCGTAAATTGCAGATTTTTTTCATAGCGGGTCATAGGTCACGCAACCAAAAGATCATCTATTGATGTCAATTCAAAAATGCTCAAGGTTACACAGATCAATTCAGAATGCAGAAGGAAGGACTTTTTATTTTTTTGAGCATTTTCTTATTACATCCGAGTTATACCTGAACTATTGATCTCTAGCAAAACTATTTGCCCTAGTTGAAGTCTGTCTCAAATACCTCTGCAATTCAGCTCCCCTTAGCGCTCTGCTTTGGAAATCCTATTTAGTTCCCCAAGCATCTTTTTGATAAGATCAATTTCAGTCCTCTCAGCTTCATCTAGATGGATTTGGGGGGGAGGAAATCCTAATGACTTTTTAAGGATAGTTTTTGCTTTTTTCAAGTTACCTGATTTCACAAGGTGAAGGGCATAGAGCCGGTAAAAATAGCGATTTGTTTTTCTCAATTTAAGAGCAGTCTGGTAAAGAGGCTCTGCCTTATCATATTTTCCCAATACAGTATAAATCCTGGCTTTCTTAACAATGAACCGATCATCCAATGTATTTGCTTTATGCGCGTAATTATAAAATTTTAAAGCTTTGTCACCTAATTCATCGCGCTCCTTTTCCAAGGCGGGAACAAAAATGCTACGTACTTCTATGGGTTGTTTTTGGGTAAGCCTTATCTTTTTATTTGTCTGCGACGCTTTGAACCTAAAATAGTCTCCAACCCCTTCTAAGCGCTTATAAGCATATGGATCTGCATTGAGTATGGAATCTCCTAAAGCTTCAACATCTTCTGGAGGCATGAGTAACAAGGTTTCTTCGGCTTTTGGATAACCTTGCAATCCTTGAAATCTGGATGAGACCATCTTAATGATCATGGCGCTCGAAACCACCGAGACCAATAAGATCAAGCTGCTCATCCCATAACCCAACTTTGTGAAGTCACTTGTTTTTTCTTTACCTTTAACCAAGCAAAACCCTAGCAGACAAAAAAACGAAATAGCATTCACAGGGATGTGTAAGTTGAAATCCACAAGCTCATGTACTCCCATTAGAAAGAGTAAGGCTATACCTAGCTTGGCATAAAGTTGGCCTTCGCTACTTCGACGACTCTTGATCGTCTTCAACAAAGTCCATAGAACTACAGAGACAAAAGCGCTTATTAATATTAAACCGACCATACCATAATCAGAAAGGGTATTGATGTAATCGTTATGAGTATATTTAGCCCGACTTTGGTATTTTGGCCCTCTGATACGTTGATGTTGAAAGTCGAACTCGGCTGCACCCGTGCCTAAGTAAGGCTCCGTTTTCCAGATCTTTAAGCCATCTTCGATGAGTGTTACACGTATGTCCTTAAAATGTGCTCGAGAAATCCTTTTCATAAAGAGCTCATTTGAAGTCACAAAGAAAAAGACAACGATGCCAAGACTCGCCAGAACTGTGATTTTCGCCCATGCTGGGATACGAACACGATTAAAGAGTAGTGCAGCGAGAACTATTGTTCCGAAAAACCAAGCCAAGTAACTTCCGCGAGAACCGGAAAAAACGATACCGACTGTGGCCATAACCGCAAAGTAGAGAAAAAGAATGCGTATAAGCCAAGGTATACGCTTATTGAGCCCTATGATTAACGCGCCTAAGTAGGCCATGGCACAAAAATTTCCAAAATGGTTGGGGCATCCAAAAAAACCTGACATTCTCTCCTGATATTGTTCAGGCCTTAAATGATCCCAAATGAGATAGGAATGGTGGCCCAAGTGCATAAAACCAAAAGCTACATTTGCTAAAGAAACAAGGATGATGATCACTAAAACAGGCAGAAAATAGTTGCGATCTTTAAGAGCATAACGAGCATTAAAAAAAAAGGCAGCATAGTTTAAAATCCAGATGAATTCCGTACGAGCTGCGTACTTTGCTTCTGAATAGAATAAGCATGACCATGATGCATATGCAACAAAGAGAAGGACTCCCAAGTCTATGCCATCGCCAAGAGGCCTTTTGAGTTTTAGGCGACAAGTGATAACCAGTATAATATTTAACCAGAGCAGAATACCTAACCCCATCAACGGCAGCAAAAATGGCTCATTATGCATGCCGCCAAAATAACCGCCCAACGTTATGATGACTGCGCTACTTGAAACCACAAAAACCCAAGTATGCATCTGAAACAAAAACGACATCCGGTGATACCATGCCAGCAACTCTTCACGACTCAAGCCTTTAGGCTATTAAAGTAGTTAGAGATGTGATTACCGTTTTAAAGTGAGAGAATCATGCTTAGAAGATTACTCCCAAATATAAGATTAGACCGATCACATCAATCTAATCATACTACTCGTATTCGAAACATTTTTCAGAGCTCAGGGTCAGAATAATAAAACTTCAAATCTTATTTGAGAAAAAATTCGTTTTTAGAGAAATTTGTGAATGAGAATTTTTGTAACAGGTGGAGCAGGTTTTATAGGCTCTAACTTCATCTTACAAGTGTTGAGCAAAAAATCCGTTCTCGATGTAAAAAAACTGATTAATTTCGATAAGCTCAGTTATGCTGGCAACTTAGATAACCTCAGCTCGATCAAGCATGATACACGCTACTGCTTTGTTGAGGGAGATATCTGTGATCAAGAATTGGTGAGTTCCCTCTTTGAGGATTATGACATTACCCACGTTGTTAATTTTGCTGCGGAATCCCATGTTGATCGATCAATCGAAGGCCCGGAAGCATTTATTCGAACAAATGTCATTGGCACCCTCAGGCTCCTACAAGCTTTTAAAGAACTTTGTGCTAAAGAGAAGGCAGATAATACTCAAAGGAAGTTTTTACATGTCTCGACCGATGAAGTGTACGGGACCTTATGCGCAAATGATCCTGCATTTTCCGAAACCAACCCCTATTTGCCCAATAGTCCCTATGCAGCTTCTAAAGCAGCTAGCGATCATTTGGTACGTTCCTATTTTCACACGTTCGGTCTACCGGTTGTCACAACAAACTGCTCAAATAATTATGGCCCCTACCAATTTCCCGAGAAACTCATACCCCTGATGATCCTGAATGCCTTGGAAGGAAAAGATCTCCCCATTTATGGCGATGGAAAGAATGTCCGAGATTGGCTTCACGTTGAAGACCATTGCCAAGCCATTGCTACTGTTTTACTAGATGGGAAAGAAGGAGAAACCTATAACATAGGAGGAAACTCTGAAATGACTAACCTAGAGGTTGTCGATACCATATGCACCAGTCTAGATAAACTAAAACCCAAGGATTCGGGATCCTATCTAGATCAAAAAACCTTTGTCAAAGACCGTCCAGGGCATGATCGCCGCTATGCCATCAATGCTACCAAAATCGAAAAAGATCTTGGCTGGATACCACGATGGAATTTTGCCAATGGGATCAAGAATACGATTGAATGGTACCTTGCCCACCAAGATTGGTGTCAAAAGATTTCTAATCAAACTTATAATCGCAAACGCCTAGGTCTGGTTGAGCAGAAAGTTGATAACGCATGAAAAAGCGCAAAGGAATCGTTCTCGCAGGCGGAGCAGGAAGCCGCCTACACCCTCTCACTTTGGCTATGAGTAAACAAATGATGCCTGTTTATGATAAGCCTATGATTTACTATCCTATTTCCGTTCTCATGCTTGCAGGCATTCGAGAAATCTTGATCATCTCAACTCCTCAAGATCTTCCTCTCTTCAAGCGTCTACTGGGGACGGGAGAATATCTCGGAGTCTCATTTTTCTACGAAGAGCAGCCGAAGCCAGAAGGTTTAGCTCAGGCTTTTCTGATTGGAGAAAAATTTCTTGATGACTCTCCAGCTGCACTCATTCTCGGCGACAACCTTTTCTATGGTCAGGATTTCCAACATCTGGTTAAGGAAGCCAATGAAGCCATTGAAACCTCAACTATTTTTGCTTATCATGTTTCAAACCCTAAAGCCTATGGGGTGATCGAATTCGATTACGACGGAAAGGCCATCTCTATTGAAGAAAAACCTCGAGCTCCAAAATCTAATTATGCTGTCCCAGGTATCTATTTTTATGATGATCAAGTCGTTCAACATGCCAAGAGCCTGAAGCCATCAGCTCGTGGCGAATTAGAGATAACAGATCTAAATCTAATTTATCTGCAAAGAAAAGAGCTTATGGTAAAAGTCATTGGACGGGGAACGGCCTGGCTAGATACTGGAACGCACAAATCACTCCTGGAAGCCTCGCACTTTGTCCAGACCA includes the following:
- the rfbA gene encoding glucose-1-phosphate thymidylyltransferase RfbA — protein: MKKRKGIVLAGGAGSRLHPLTLAMSKQMMPVYDKPMIYYPISVLMLAGIREILIISTPQDLPLFKRLLGTGEYLGVSFFYEEQPKPEGLAQAFLIGEKFLDDSPAALILGDNLFYGQDFQHLVKEANEAIETSTIFAYHVSNPKAYGVIEFDYDGKAISIEEKPRAPKSNYAVPGIYFYDDQVVQHAKSLKPSARGELEITDLNLIYLQRKELMVKVIGRGTAWLDTGTHKSLLEASHFVQTIQSRQGLQVACLEEIAFNKGWVDEKQISKSIHSMGKSSYATYLESLLQE
- the rfbB gene encoding dTDP-glucose 4,6-dehydratase yields the protein MRIFVTGGAGFIGSNFILQVLSKKSVLDVKKLINFDKLSYAGNLDNLSSIKHDTRYCFVEGDICDQELVSSLFEDYDITHVVNFAAESHVDRSIEGPEAFIRTNVIGTLRLLQAFKELCAKEKADNTQRKFLHVSTDEVYGTLCANDPAFSETNPYLPNSPYAASKAASDHLVRSYFHTFGLPVVTTNCSNNYGPYQFPEKLIPLMILNALEGKDLPIYGDGKNVRDWLHVEDHCQAIATVLLDGKEGETYNIGGNSEMTNLEVVDTICTSLDKLKPKDSGSYLDQKTFVKDRPGHDRRYAINATKIEKDLGWIPRWNFANGIKNTIEWYLAHQDWCQKISNQTYNRKRLGLVEQKVDNA
- a CDS encoding O-antigen ligase family protein, which encodes MSREELLAWYHRMSFLFQMHTWVFVVSSSAVIITLGGYFGGMHNEPFLLPLMGLGILLWLNIILVITCRLKLKRPLGDGIDLGVLLFVAYASWSCLFYSEAKYAARTEFIWILNYAAFFFNARYALKDRNYFLPVLVIIILVSLANVAFGFMHLGHHSYLIWDHLRPEQYQERMSGFFGCPNHFGNFCAMAYLGALIIGLNKRIPWLIRILFLYFAVMATVGIVFSGSRGSYLAWFFGTIVLAALLFNRVRIPAWAKITVLASLGIVVFFFVTSNELFMKRISRAHFKDIRVTLIEDGLKIWKTEPYLGTGAAEFDFQHQRIRGPKYQSRAKYTHNDYINTLSDYGMVGLILISAFVSVVLWTLLKTIKSRRSSEGQLYAKLGIALLFLMGVHELVDFNLHIPVNAISFFCLLGFCLVKGKEKTSDFTKLGYGMSSLILLVSVVSSAMIIKMVSSRFQGLQGYPKAEETLLLMPPEDVEALGDSILNADPYAYKRLEGVGDYFRFKASQTNKKIRLTQKQPIEVRSIFVPALEKERDELGDKALKFYNYAHKANTLDDRFIVKKARIYTVLGKYDKAEPLYQTALKLRKTNRYFYRLYALHLVKSGNLKKAKTILKKSLGFPPPQIHLDEAERTEIDLIKKMLGELNRISKAER
- a CDS encoding prepilin-type N-terminal cleavage/methylation domain-containing protein; the protein is MKSKRGITLVELMVVIALLAFLTLTLLSFFTHITKIWRHNQKQSDAFLEGQAALSFMTKDLRGLYVNQSLPFYLNNVGAVKLDADLPPKNAGDMIFFLSTHPANGQDHRGNKSDLCSIGYYLSYSQPNKSYSLHRYFKSSDKTWSNQGSGISYGIFHFLINKSNLFCPASDRRGYDDVLAVNIIDFFIKAYRQDLTEMDQGAFFEKPSFFEISLTAYGARDVGKFSSQEDWHRPREFGRESLGEKFMLRVGY
- a CDS encoding type II secretion system protein, whose product is MIYMLVMQAKVKSGFTILELVVVAGIVLVLTSVLFPLLRSFPDHMSRESAVSTLLQTFERARVDALRLQTRTYVGFAGNHFGKEAFRQRGFITFRDALPEDETNNTFIALSKWQLLPRGIYFKEDKKSLLGSYAIHPDSSIPYGEGVLYAVVFNSAGIIENPIETSHLRLLLLEDKDFPAEFSKTHVKGKVFTTLVLNRFTGRAHVERATEEEALEVLATNL